From Streptomyces sp. GSL17-111, one genomic window encodes:
- the carB gene encoding carbamoyl-phosphate synthase large subunit encodes MPKRTDIQSVLVIGSGPIVIGQAAEFDYSGTQACRVLKAEGLRVVLVNSNPATIMTDPEIADATYVEPITPEYVEKIIAKERPDALLPTLGGQTALNTAISLHEAGTLDKYGVELIGANVEAINKGEDRDLFKDVVEAVRTKIGHGESARSVICHSMDEVLAGVEGLGGYPVVVRPSFTMGGAGSGFAHDEDELRRIAGQGLALSPTTEVLLEESILGWKEYELELMRDKHDNVVVVCSIENFDPMGVHTGDSITVAPAMTLTDREYQVLRNIGIAVIREVGVDTGGCNIQFAVNPEDGRVIVIEMNPRVSRSSALASKATGFPIAKIAAKLAVGYTLDEIPNDITEQTPASFEPTLDYVVVKAPRFAFEKFPLADSTLTTTMKSVGEAMAIGRNFPEALQKALRSLEKRGSQFDFVSPVGDKDALLAESGRPTDGRINTVMRAIRAGASPQEVFDATRIDPWFTDQLFLIKEIADEVAQARLLTPEVLAEAKRYGFSDAQIAAIRGLREDVVREVRHALGVRPVYKTVDTCAAEFAARTPYFYSSYDEETEVAPREKPAVIILGSGPNRIGQGIEFDYSCVHASFALGAAGYETVMVNCNPETVSTDYDTSDRLYFEPLTLEDVLEIVHAETQAGPVAGVIVQLGGQTPLGLAQALKDNGVTVVGTPPEAIHAAEDRGAFGRVLTEAGLPAPKYGTAYSFDEAKAIAAGIGYPVMVRPSYVLGGRGMEIVYDEPSLGAYLERHAGLISEHPVLIDRFLDDAIEIDVDALYDGQELYLGGVMEHIEEAGIHSGDSACALPPITLGGHDIKRLRASTEAIAHGVGVRGLINIQFAMAGDILYVLEANPRASRTVPFTSKATAVPLAKAAARISLGATVAELRAEGLLPAEGDGGTLPLDAPISVKEAVMPWTRFRDVHGRGVDTVLGPEMRSTGEVMGIDTVFGSAYAKSQAGAYGALPTKGRAFVSVANRDKRSMIFPARELVAHGFELLATSGTAEVLRRNGISATVVRKQSEGEGPNGEKTIVQLIHDGEVDLIVNTPYGTGGRLDGYDIRTAAVARAVPCLTTVQALAAAVQGIEALGRGEVGVRSLQEHAEHLHAARGTR; translated from the coding sequence GTGCCTAAGCGCACCGATATCCAGTCCGTCCTGGTCATCGGCTCGGGCCCGATCGTCATCGGTCAGGCCGCCGAGTTCGACTACTCCGGCACCCAGGCGTGCCGCGTCCTGAAGGCCGAGGGCCTGCGGGTCGTCCTGGTCAACTCCAACCCGGCCACGATCATGACCGACCCGGAGATCGCCGACGCCACCTACGTCGAGCCGATCACCCCCGAGTACGTCGAGAAGATCATCGCCAAGGAGCGGCCCGACGCCCTGCTGCCCACCCTCGGCGGGCAGACCGCGCTGAACACCGCGATCTCCCTGCACGAGGCCGGCACCCTGGACAAGTACGGCGTCGAGCTGATCGGCGCCAACGTCGAGGCCATCAACAAGGGCGAGGACCGCGACCTGTTCAAGGACGTCGTGGAGGCCGTCCGGACGAAGATCGGCCACGGCGAGTCCGCCCGCTCGGTGATCTGCCACTCCATGGACGAGGTGCTCGCCGGGGTCGAGGGGCTCGGCGGCTACCCGGTCGTCGTCCGCCCGTCCTTCACCATGGGCGGCGCGGGCTCCGGCTTCGCGCACGACGAGGACGAGCTGCGGCGCATCGCCGGGCAGGGCCTCGCCCTCTCGCCGACCACCGAGGTCCTCCTGGAGGAGTCCATCCTCGGCTGGAAGGAGTACGAGCTGGAGCTGATGCGCGACAAGCACGACAACGTCGTGGTCGTCTGCTCCATCGAGAACTTCGACCCGATGGGCGTGCACACCGGCGACTCCATCACCGTCGCCCCGGCGATGACGCTCACCGACCGCGAGTACCAGGTCCTGCGGAACATCGGCATCGCCGTCATCCGCGAGGTGGGCGTGGACACCGGCGGGTGCAACATCCAGTTCGCCGTCAACCCCGAGGACGGCCGGGTCATCGTCATCGAGATGAACCCGCGCGTCTCCCGCTCCTCCGCGCTCGCCTCCAAAGCCACCGGCTTCCCGATCGCGAAGATCGCCGCCAAGCTGGCCGTCGGGTACACGCTGGACGAGATCCCCAACGACATCACCGAGCAGACCCCGGCATCCTTCGAGCCGACACTCGACTACGTCGTGGTGAAGGCGCCCCGGTTCGCGTTCGAGAAGTTCCCGCTCGCCGACTCCACGCTGACGACGACCATGAAGTCCGTCGGTGAGGCGATGGCGATCGGCCGCAACTTCCCCGAGGCGCTGCAGAAGGCGCTGCGCTCGCTGGAGAAGAGGGGCAGCCAGTTCGACTTCGTCTCCCCGGTGGGCGACAAGGACGCGCTGCTCGCCGAGTCCGGCCGGCCGACCGACGGGCGCATCAACACCGTGATGCGGGCCATCCGGGCCGGAGCGAGCCCGCAGGAGGTCTTCGACGCGACGAGGATCGACCCCTGGTTCACCGACCAGCTGTTCCTGATCAAGGAGATCGCCGACGAGGTGGCGCAGGCCCGGCTGCTGACCCCCGAGGTACTCGCCGAGGCCAAGCGCTACGGCTTCTCCGACGCCCAGATCGCGGCGATCCGCGGCCTGCGGGAGGACGTCGTGCGCGAGGTCCGGCACGCGCTCGGCGTCCGGCCCGTCTACAAGACCGTCGACACCTGCGCCGCCGAGTTCGCCGCCCGCACCCCGTACTTCTACTCCTCCTACGACGAGGAGACCGAGGTCGCACCGCGCGAGAAGCCGGCCGTCATCATCCTCGGCTCCGGCCCGAACCGCATCGGCCAGGGGATCGAGTTCGACTACTCCTGCGTCCACGCCTCCTTCGCCCTCGGCGCGGCCGGCTACGAGACGGTGATGGTCAACTGCAACCCGGAGACGGTCTCCACCGACTACGACACCTCCGACCGGCTGTACTTCGAGCCGCTCACCCTGGAGGACGTCCTGGAGATCGTGCACGCCGAGACGCAGGCCGGGCCGGTGGCCGGCGTCATCGTGCAGCTCGGCGGTCAGACGCCGCTCGGCCTGGCCCAGGCGCTCAAGGACAACGGCGTCACCGTGGTGGGCACCCCGCCCGAGGCGATCCACGCCGCCGAGGACCGGGGCGCCTTCGGCCGGGTCCTGACCGAGGCCGGACTGCCCGCACCGAAGTACGGCACCGCCTACTCCTTCGACGAGGCCAAGGCCATCGCCGCCGGGATCGGCTACCCCGTGATGGTCCGGCCGTCCTACGTGCTGGGCGGGCGCGGCATGGAGATCGTCTACGACGAGCCCTCCCTGGGCGCCTACCTGGAGCGGCACGCGGGCCTCATCTCCGAGCACCCGGTGCTGATCGACCGCTTCCTCGACGACGCCATCGAGATCGACGTCGACGCCCTCTACGACGGCCAGGAGCTCTACCTCGGCGGCGTCATGGAGCACATCGAGGAAGCCGGCATCCACTCCGGCGACTCCGCCTGCGCCCTCCCCCCGATCACGCTGGGCGGCCACGACATCAAGCGGCTGCGGGCCTCCACCGAGGCCATCGCGCACGGGGTGGGCGTCCGGGGGCTGATCAACATCCAGTTCGCGATGGCCGGGGACATCCTCTACGTCCTGGAGGCCAACCCGCGCGCCTCGCGCACGGTGCCCTTCACCTCCAAGGCGACCGCCGTGCCGCTCGCCAAGGCCGCCGCCCGCATCTCACTGGGCGCGACCGTCGCCGAGCTGCGCGCCGAGGGCCTGCTGCCCGCCGAGGGCGACGGCGGCACGCTCCCGCTGGACGCGCCGATCTCCGTCAAGGAGGCCGTCATGCCCTGGACCCGCTTCCGGGACGTGCACGGCCGGGGCGTGGACACCGTCCTCGGCCCGGAGATGCGCTCCACCGGCGAGGTCATGGGCATCGACACCGTCTTCGGGTCCGCCTACGCCAAGAGCCAGGCGGGCGCCTACGGTGCGCTGCCCACCAAGGGGCGCGCGTTCGTCTCGGTCGCCAACCGCGACAAGCGTTCGATGATCTTCCCCGCCCGTGAGCTCGTCGCCCACGGCTTCGAGCTGCTCGCCACCTCCGGCACCGCCGAGGTCCTGCGCCGCAACGGCATCAGCGCCACCGTGGTGCGCAAGCAGAGCGAGGGCGAGGGCCCGAACGGTGAGAAGACGATCGTGCAGCTCATCCACGACGGCGAGGTGGACCTCATCGTCAACACCCCCTACGGGACCGGTGGCCGGCTCGACGGCTACGACATCCGCACCGCCGCCGTCGCCCGTGCGGTGCCCTGCCTGACCACGGTCCAGGCCCTCGCCGCCGCCGTCCAGGGCATCGAGGCCCTCGGCCGGGGCGAGGTCGGCGTCCGCTCCCTCCAGGAGCACGCCGAGCACCTGCACGCGGCACGCGGCACCCGCTGA
- the gmk gene encoding guanylate kinase, which produces MTTPVSRGETPAPPERHPRLTVLSGPSGVGKSTVVAHLRTVHPEVWLSVSATTRRPRPGEQHGVHYFFVDDEEFDKLIANGELLEWAEFAGNRYGTPRRAVLDKLEAGEPVLLEIDLQGARLVRSSMPEAQLVFLAPPSWDELVRRLTGRGTEAPEVIERRLSAARTELAAEEEFDVTLVNTSVEDVAAELLALL; this is translated from the coding sequence ATGACTACTCCCGTCTCCCGGGGGGAAACCCCGGCTCCCCCGGAAAGACACCCACGGCTGACCGTGCTCTCCGGCCCTTCCGGCGTCGGCAAGAGTACGGTCGTCGCGCATCTGCGGACCGTGCACCCCGAGGTGTGGCTGTCCGTGTCGGCGACCACCCGCAGGCCCAGACCCGGCGAGCAGCACGGCGTGCACTACTTCTTCGTCGACGACGAGGAGTTCGACAAGCTGATCGCCAACGGTGAACTGCTCGAGTGGGCCGAGTTCGCGGGCAACCGCTACGGCACCCCCCGACGCGCCGTGCTGGACAAGCTGGAGGCCGGTGAGCCGGTGCTGCTGGAGATCGACCTCCAGGGTGCCCGGCTGGTGCGCTCCTCGATGCCCGAGGCGCAGCTGGTCTTCCTCGCCCCGCCGAGCTGGGACGAGCTGGTCCGACGGCTGACCGGGCGGGGCACCGAGGCGCCCGAGGTGATCGAACGCCGGCTCTCGGCGGCCAGGACGGAACTGGCGGCCGAGGAGGAGTTCGACGTCACGCTGGTCAACACCTCCGTCGAGGACGTCGCCGCGGAACTGCTAGCCTTGCTCTGA
- a CDS encoding quinone-dependent dihydroorotate dehydrogenase, which yields MYRLLFDLLLRRLDPEKAHHLAFGWIRALARVPVLRTFAAAYLAPRHRDLRLVALGRRMHGPFGLAAGFDKNAVGIDGLTMLGFDHVEIGTVTAEPQPGNPPRRLFRLVPDRALINRMGFNNEGSAAVAERLAARAATRPPFRALVGVNIGKTKVVPEEEAVADYVTSTERLAPHAGYLVVNVSSPNTPGLRNLQATEQLRPLLTAVRAAADRVTDGRRVPLLVKIAPDLADADVDAVADLAVELGLDGIIATNTTVAREGLGLTSPERLTGEAGGLSGAPLRERSLEVLRRLYARVGDRLTLVGVGGIENADDAWERILAGATLIQGYSAFVYEGPLWPRRIHRGLAAHLAASPYATLADAVGADTRTSGSRETA from the coding sequence ATGTACCGCCTCCTGTTCGACCTCCTCCTCCGCCGCCTGGACCCGGAGAAGGCCCACCACCTGGCCTTCGGCTGGATCCGGGCGCTCGCCCGCGTCCCCGTCCTGCGCACGTTCGCCGCCGCCTACCTCGCGCCCCGCCACCGCGACCTGCGCCTCGTCGCGCTCGGCCGCCGCATGCACGGACCCTTCGGGCTCGCGGCGGGCTTCGACAAGAACGCCGTCGGCATCGACGGGCTGACGATGCTCGGCTTCGACCACGTGGAGATCGGCACGGTCACGGCGGAGCCGCAGCCCGGCAACCCGCCCCGGCGGCTCTTCCGGCTGGTGCCGGACCGCGCGCTGATCAACCGCATGGGATTCAACAACGAGGGCTCGGCCGCCGTGGCGGAGCGGCTGGCCGCCCGCGCCGCGACGCGTCCGCCCTTCCGCGCGCTCGTCGGCGTCAACATCGGCAAGACGAAGGTCGTGCCCGAGGAGGAGGCCGTCGCGGACTACGTGACCTCCACGGAGCGGCTGGCCCCCCACGCCGGCTACCTCGTCGTCAACGTCTCCTCGCCGAACACGCCGGGGCTGCGCAACCTCCAGGCCACCGAGCAGCTGCGCCCGCTGCTGACGGCGGTCCGCGCGGCCGCCGACCGCGTGACGGACGGCCGCCGGGTGCCGCTGCTGGTCAAGATCGCCCCCGACCTGGCCGACGCGGACGTCGACGCCGTCGCCGACCTGGCCGTCGAGCTCGGCCTGGACGGGATCATCGCCACCAACACCACCGTCGCCCGCGAGGGGCTCGGCCTCACCTCCCCGGAGCGGCTCACCGGCGAGGCGGGCGGCCTCTCCGGCGCACCGCTGCGGGAACGCTCGCTGGAGGTGCTGCGCCGCCTCTACGCCCGCGTGGGGGACCGGCTGACCCTCGTCGGCGTCGGCGGCATCGAGAACGCCGACGACGCCTGGGAGCGCATCCTCGCGGGTGCCACCCTGATCCAGGGCTACAGCGCCTTCGTCTACGAGGGGCCGCTGTGGCCGCGCCGCATCCACCGGGGGCTGGCCGCTCACCTGGCCGCCAGCCCGTACGCGACGCTCGCCGACGCCGTCGGCGCCGACACCCGCACGTCCGGAAGCCGGGAGACCGCGTGA
- the pyrF gene encoding orotidine-5'-phosphate decarboxylase, which produces MSPEPFGARLRRAMDERGPLCVGIDPHAALLDAWGLGDDVAGLERFTRTVVEALAEEVAVFKPQSAFFERFGSRGVAVLERAVADARAAGALVLMDAKRGDIGSTMGAYAAAYLDRTSPLFSDAVTLSPYLGFGSLRPALETARANGAGVFVLALTSNPEGPEVQRATVADGRTLAQVVLDHLAAENAGAEPLGSCGAVVGATLGRSDADLAINGPLLAPGLGAQGAGAADLPRVFGDALPNVLPTVSRGVLRHGPDGAALRAAVRAETEALVAVLR; this is translated from the coding sequence CTGTCCCCCGAGCCCTTCGGCGCGCGGCTGCGCCGGGCCATGGACGAGCGCGGGCCGCTGTGCGTGGGCATCGATCCGCACGCCGCCCTGCTGGACGCCTGGGGGCTGGGCGACGACGTCGCCGGGCTGGAACGCTTCACGCGCACGGTCGTGGAGGCCCTCGCCGAGGAGGTGGCCGTCTTCAAGCCGCAGTCGGCGTTCTTCGAGCGGTTCGGCTCGCGGGGCGTGGCGGTGCTGGAGCGCGCCGTCGCCGACGCGCGCGCCGCCGGGGCGCTGGTGCTCATGGACGCCAAGCGCGGCGACATCGGCTCGACGATGGGCGCCTACGCCGCCGCGTACCTGGACCGCACGAGCCCGCTGTTCTCGGACGCCGTCACCCTGAGCCCCTACCTCGGGTTCGGCTCCCTGCGGCCGGCCCTGGAGACGGCCCGCGCCAACGGGGCCGGGGTCTTCGTCCTGGCCCTGACCTCCAACCCCGAGGGGCCCGAGGTGCAGCGCGCGACGGTCGCGGACGGGCGCACGCTCGCCCAGGTGGTCCTGGACCACCTCGCGGCCGAGAACGCGGGGGCCGAGCCGCTGGGCTCCTGCGGGGCCGTCGTGGGCGCCACCCTCGGCCGCAGCGACGCCGACCTGGCGATCAACGGCCCGCTGCTGGCCCCGGGCCTCGGCGCCCAGGGGGCGGGCGCGGCGGACCTGCCGCGCGTCTTCGGGGACGCCCTGCCGAACGTCCTGCCCACCGTCAGCCGCGGCGTGCTGCGGCACGGCCCGGACGGGGCGGCGCTGCGGGCGGCGGTCCGTGCCGAGACGGAGGCGCTGGTCGCCGTCCTGCGGTGA
- the metK gene encoding methionine adenosyltransferase: protein MSRRLFTSESVTEGHPDKIADQISDTILDALLREDPSSRVAVETLITTGLVHVAGEVTTKAYAPIASLVRGKILDIGYDSSKKGFDGASCGVSVSIGAQSPDIAQGVDSAYENRVEGASGDRTGDELDQQGAGDQGLMFGYACDETPELMPLPITLAHRLSRRLTEVRKNGTIPYLRPDGKTQVTIEYDGDKAVRLDTIVVSSQHASDIDLDSLLAPDIREFVVDHVLKQLVEDGIKLDTEGYRLLVNPTGRFEIGGPMGDAGLTGRKIIIDTYGGMARHGGGAFSGKDPSKVDRSAAYAMRWVAKNVVAAGLASRCEVQVAYAIGKAEPVGLFVETFGTATVDVAKIEEAITEVFDLRPAAIIRDLDLLRPIYAQTAAYGHFGRELPDFTWERTDRVPALRAAAGL from the coding sequence GTGTCCCGCCGCCTGTTCACCTCGGAGTCCGTGACCGAGGGCCACCCTGACAAGATCGCTGACCAGATCAGCGACACCATCCTCGACGCCCTCCTGCGGGAGGACCCCTCCTCGCGAGTGGCCGTGGAGACGCTCATCACCACCGGCCTGGTGCACGTCGCCGGAGAGGTCACCACCAAGGCGTACGCCCCCATCGCCTCCCTCGTCCGCGGCAAGATCCTCGACATCGGCTACGACTCGTCCAAGAAGGGCTTCGACGGCGCCTCCTGCGGCGTCTCGGTGTCCATCGGCGCCCAGTCGCCGGACATCGCGCAGGGGGTCGACAGCGCCTACGAGAACCGCGTCGAGGGTGCCTCCGGGGACAGGACCGGGGACGAGCTGGACCAGCAGGGCGCCGGCGACCAGGGCCTGATGTTCGGCTACGCCTGCGACGAGACCCCCGAGCTGATGCCGCTGCCGATCACCCTGGCGCACCGGCTCTCCCGGCGGCTGACCGAGGTCCGCAAGAACGGGACCATCCCCTACCTGCGTCCCGACGGCAAGACCCAGGTCACCATCGAGTACGACGGGGACAAGGCCGTCCGCCTGGACACGATCGTCGTCTCCAGCCAGCACGCCTCCGACATCGACCTCGACTCGCTGCTCGCCCCCGACATCCGTGAGTTCGTCGTCGACCACGTGCTCAAGCAGCTCGTCGAGGACGGCATCAAGCTCGACACCGAGGGCTACCGGCTCCTGGTCAACCCGACCGGCCGCTTCGAGATCGGCGGCCCGATGGGTGACGCCGGCCTGACCGGCCGCAAGATCATCATCGACACCTACGGCGGCATGGCCCGGCACGGCGGCGGCGCCTTCTCCGGCAAGGACCCGTCCAAGGTGGACCGCTCGGCGGCCTACGCCATGCGCTGGGTGGCGAAGAACGTCGTCGCCGCCGGACTGGCCTCCCGCTGCGAGGTGCAGGTCGCCTACGCGATCGGCAAGGCGGAGCCGGTCGGCCTGTTCGTGGAGACCTTCGGCACCGCCACGGTGGACGTCGCCAAGATCGAGGAGGCCATCACCGAGGTCTTCGACCTGCGCCCGGCCGCCATCATCCGCGACCTGGACCTGCTGCGCCCCATCTACGCGCAGACGGCCGCCTACGGGCACTTCGGACGTGAGCTGCCGGACTTCACCTGGGAGCGCACCGACCGCGTGCCGGCCCTGCGCGCGGCCGCCGGCCTGTGA
- the rpoZ gene encoding DNA-directed RNA polymerase subunit omega translates to MSSSIATPEGIINPPIDELLEATDSKYSLVIYAAKRARQINAYYSQLGEGLLEYVGPLVDTHVHEKPLSIALREINAGLLTSEAVDSPS, encoded by the coding sequence GTGTCCTCTTCCATCGCCACGCCCGAGGGCATCATCAATCCGCCGATTGACGAGCTGCTCGAGGCCACTGACTCGAAGTACAGCCTGGTGATCTACGCCGCCAAGCGCGCCCGTCAGATCAACGCGTACTACTCGCAGCTCGGTGAGGGCCTCCTGGAGTACGTCGGCCCCCTGGTGGACACCCACGTCCACGAGAAGCCGCTGTCGATCGCACTCCGCGAGATCAACGCCGGCCTGCTGACCTCCGAGGCCGTGGACTCCCCCAGCTGA
- the coaBC gene encoding bifunctional phosphopantothenoylcysteine decarboxylase/phosphopantothenate--cysteine ligase CoaBC — protein MADTAGTENTADPTDRPTVVLGVSGGIAAYKACELLRRFTESGHDVQVVPTASALHFVGEATWAALSGRPVATEVWADVHEVPHVAIGRAADLVVVAPATADTLAKAAHGLANDLLTNTLLTARCPVVFAPAMHTEMWEHPATRENVATLRRRGAVVIEPATGRLTGADTGKGRLPEPEEIYALCRRVLARGVGAPDLTGRHVVVSAGGTREPLDPVRYLGNRSSGRQGYALAATAAARGARVTLVAANTALPAPGGVTVVPVGTARQLREAVLKAVADADAVVMAAAVADFRPAHYASGKIKKRDGQDPEPVALVRNPDVLAEVAAERARPGQVVVGFAAETDDVLAAGRAKLARKGCDLLVVNEVGEDRTFGSPDNEAVILAADGGSTPVPHGPKEALADTVWDLVAARLEPVAPPAGE, from the coding sequence ATGGCTGACACGGCCGGCACGGAGAACACGGCTGACCCGACGGACCGGCCCACGGTGGTCCTCGGCGTGAGCGGCGGCATCGCCGCCTACAAGGCCTGCGAGCTGCTACGGCGGTTCACCGAGTCCGGCCACGACGTCCAGGTCGTGCCGACGGCCTCCGCCCTCCACTTCGTCGGCGAGGCGACCTGGGCCGCCCTCTCCGGCCGCCCGGTGGCGACCGAGGTCTGGGCGGACGTCCACGAGGTGCCGCACGTGGCGATCGGCCGCGCGGCCGACCTCGTCGTCGTCGCCCCCGCGACGGCGGACACCCTCGCCAAGGCCGCCCACGGGCTCGCGAACGACCTGCTCACCAACACGCTCCTCACCGCCCGCTGTCCCGTGGTCTTCGCGCCCGCCATGCACACCGAGATGTGGGAGCACCCGGCGACCCGGGAGAACGTGGCGACGCTGCGCCGCCGGGGAGCCGTGGTGATCGAGCCCGCCACCGGCCGGCTCACCGGAGCCGACACCGGGAAGGGACGACTGCCCGAGCCGGAGGAGATCTACGCCCTCTGCCGGCGGGTCCTGGCCCGTGGCGTCGGCGCCCCGGACCTGACGGGCCGCCACGTGGTCGTCAGCGCCGGCGGGACGCGCGAGCCGCTGGACCCCGTCCGGTACCTCGGCAACCGCTCCTCCGGGCGGCAGGGGTACGCGCTCGCCGCGACCGCCGCCGCGCGGGGGGCGCGGGTCACGCTCGTGGCCGCCAACACCGCGCTGCCCGCCCCCGGGGGCGTCACCGTCGTCCCGGTGGGCACGGCCCGGCAGCTGCGGGAGGCCGTGCTGAAGGCCGTCGCCGACGCGGACGCCGTCGTCATGGCCGCCGCCGTGGCCGACTTCCGGCCCGCCCACTACGCGAGCGGCAAGATCAAGAAGCGCGACGGCCAGGATCCCGAGCCCGTCGCCCTGGTCCGCAATCCCGACGTCCTCGCCGAGGTCGCGGCGGAGCGCGCCCGCCCCGGGCAGGTCGTGGTCGGCTTCGCCGCCGAGACCGACGACGTCCTGGCGGCCGGGCGGGCCAAACTCGCCCGCAAGGGCTGTGACCTGCTCGTCGTCAACGAGGTCGGCGAGGACAGGACGTTCGGCTCCCCGGACAACGAGGCCGTGATCCTGGCGGCGGACGGCGGCAGCACACCGGTGCCGCACGGCCCGAAGGAGGCCCTCGCCGACACCGTCTGGGACCTCGTCGCCGCGCGGCTGGAGCCGGTCGCGCCGCCCGCCGGCGAGTGA
- the mihF gene encoding integration host factor, actinobacterial type, whose protein sequence is MALPPLTPEQRAAALEKAAAARRERAEVKNRLKHSGASLHDVIEQGQKNDVIGKMKVSALLESLPGVGKVRARQIMERLGISESRRVRGLGSNQIAALEREFGGNAS, encoded by the coding sequence GTGGCTCTTCCGCCCCTTACCCCTGAACAGCGCGCAGCCGCGCTTGAGAAGGCCGCCGCGGCTCGCCGGGAGCGCGCCGAGGTCAAGAACCGGCTCAAGCACTCCGGCGCATCCCTCCATGACGTCATCGAGCAGGGCCAGAAGAACGACGTCATCGGCAAGATGAAGGTCAGTGCACTCCTGGAGTCGCTGCCCGGCGTCGGCAAGGTCCGCGCCCGGCAGATCATGGAGCGGCTCGGCATCTCCGAAAGCCGTCGCGTCCGTGGGCTCGGCTCCAACCAGATCGCCGCGCTGGAGCGCGAGTTCGGCGGCAACGCCTCCTGA